The window GCTCATAGAATAATGTGGCCAGTTTTTTCCCGTCACAGGCATGTGAATATTTAGCAGGGTATGCCTCAATATCCTGGGCCAAATCCAAGAGCCTGTCCAGCTCTTCCACAGAAAAATCCAAGGGACTCATTAAATGTCTCATAAAATAAACCTCCTTAATATACCAGTCAGGGTGTACATATTTATCTGTATTCCAGCAATTCTTCCACAGATTTGCGCTTCGGGGCCGACGGGGCCTCATCTGGACAGCCGATAGCTATCAGCGCAGCAAGCTCCTGCTCTTTTGGCAGGTTTAAAAGAGAGGTGATTTCTTCCTCATCAAATATCCCCAAAATAACTGTGCCCAGGCCATATTCAGCCGCTGCAAGGCAGAAACTTTGGCAGGCTGCCCCGACATCAAACATCTGCCACCTGTCTCCTTTTTTGGTAGTGTAGGAACCGTCACGTTCAAAGCCGCTTAGGCCTTTCATAAAGGTGACGGCCATGAGCATAGGGGCCTGCCTGATAATATTCGCATTGTGTTCACGGGTATACTTACCGGTGATTTTCTCCAAAACAGCAGAATCTTCAATTGCAATATAACGGGTAATCTGGGTGTTTTTCCAAGAAGGAGAATAAGAAGCAGCAGAAATAACAGACTCAATAACAGAATGATCAATAGGGTCCGGCTTATATTTCCGGATACTTCTTCGGCCTTTAAGACAATCAATAACGTTCATTTAGTACCTCCCTGTTAAAATTATTTTCAACTAATAATCATATACCAATTAGGAAACATTTTCAATAGAATAAAATCTCAACTTTAAGAAGTGCTGCAGGATTACAACACATGTTTGAAAAACCTACAAGTGGAAAGAAAAACTGAGAGAAGCATATTGACATCTATATAGAAGTATGGTAACATACATTTTGCGTAAGGCAAAAACAAAGCAGAGTATCCACTCTCACCATAGCACGATTGGGTGACTACTGGTTAATTATTAGAGCATAAGTATACTGTAGGGACAGTATCTATGTCAACATTCGGGTGGATCATTATTCACTCGTTTTTTGTTTGCAGAAAGCCTGTGTTTTACGGTTATTGCTTTCGCGGGAAAAACCTAAAGGAAATTCATTTGACGGAGGTATACAACAATTAGCGATTTAATGATTAACGAGCAAATCAGAGACAAAGAGGTTCGTCTGGTTAGTGAGGATGGGGAACAATTAGGAATTATGTCATCCAGGGACGCACTGAGGATGGCCATGGATGCGGAACTTGATCTGGTTAAAATTGCGCCGATGGCAAAGCCGCCGGTGTGCAAGATCATTGATTACGGTAAATTCAAATATGAACAGACCCGCAAGGAAAAGGAAGCCAAGAAGAAGCAGAAAACTGTTGAGGTAAAAGAGGTCCGCCTGTCACCCAACATTGATACCAATGACCTGAACACTAAGGTAAATAATGCAAAGAAATTTATTACAAAAGGCAACAAAGTAAAAGTGACGCTGCGTTTCCGCGGAAGGGAAATGGCCCACGTACAGCAGAGCAAACATATTTTGGATGATTTTGCAGCTTTGCTTGCAGATATTTCTGTTATTGAGAAGCCGGCTAAGATGGAAGGCCGGAGCATGAGCATGGTTTTAACTGAAAAACGTTAAAAATAAAGGTATAAGGGTGCTTTGCATCCGGTAAACGCACAATAAAGGAGGAAATTTTATCATGCCAAAAATCAAAACCAATAGAGCGGCAGCAAAACGCTTCAAAGCAACAGGTACAGGGAAACTGAAAAGAAATAAGGCATATAAGAGCCATATCTTAACAAAGAAGTCTGCAAAGAGAAAAAGAAATCTCAGGCATGCGACTATTACAGATGCTACAAATGTGAAGAATATGAAGAAAATATTACCATACCTGTAAGATTTGGATGTAGATGAAGGAGGAGTAAGAAATGGCAAGAATTAAAGGCGGAATGAACGCTAGAAGAAAACATAACAAGATCCTGAAACTGGCAAAAGGATACAGAGGAGCACGCTCTAAGCAGTACAGAGTAGCAAAGCAGTCTGTCATGAGAGCGCTGGCATCTGCTTACGCAGGAAGAAAGCAGCGCAAACGCCAGATGAGGCAGCTGTGGATAGCAAGAATTAATGCTGCAGCTAGAATGAACGGCCTGTCTTACAGTAAGTTCATGCATGGATTAAAGCTGGCTGATATAGAGGTAAACAGAAAAATGCTGGCAGAGCTTGCAGTGAGTGACAAAGAAGGGTTTACTGCACTGGCAGAAATAGCAAAGGAAAAAATTGCATAATTAAAGGAAGTATGTGGTGCTGCGCAGACATCCTAAAATGTATGCCTGTGCAGGCAGATAGGCACAGACGTGTCCTGTAAGATATATACCCTGGATGGTTTTGGGCCATAGATTTTTTGGCCGGCCGCCGGGGTATTTTTGTTCTCGTGCAAGTACTGTCTATGGATATTAAAAAGAAGTATAAAAAACTATTGACAAGAATATTTTACTGTGATAAAGTTTTTTAAAACCTATGAAGAAGAGCAAGTACCTTTTATACTTACCGCACAGAGAGCTGCAGGAGGTGGGATTGCGGCAGGAAAAGATAGTTGGGAATGGGCTTCTGAGGGCGAACTGAAAGTATAGTAGGAAAGCCGGAGAGAGTACTCCGTTAACAAAGTCGGCATATGTCAGTATGCGTTGAGTGGATGCAGTCTTGTATCAAGCTGGGTGGCACCGCAGGAGTTGAAGGATTCATACTCTTGTCCCTGCAATAGATTATTGTGAGGGATAAGGGTATTTTTTATTTAAAAAAACCGCTTATCCCGGAAGACGTGAAAGGAGATAGAAATATGAGTAAGAAAGAGATTCCCTACAAGATTTATTTGGAAGAGAGTGAGATGCCTAAGGAGTGGTATAATGTACGGGCTGATATGAAGAATAAGCCGGCCCCCCTTTTAAATCCAGGGACATTAGAGCCAATGACAGAGGAAGAGCTTGGGATGGTTTTTTGCCAGGAGCTTGTAAAGCAGGAGCTTGACAATGACAGCCGCTATATAGAAATCCCAAAAAAGATACGCGATTTCTATAAAATGTACCGGCCAGCCCCCCTTGTCAGGGCCTACTGCCTGGAGGAAAAATTGCAGACGCCTGCCAAAATTTATTATAAATTTGAGGGAAACAATACAAGCGGAAGCCATAAATTAAATTCTGCTATAGCACAGGCATATTATGCAAAGGATCAGGGATTAAAAGGGGTTACTACAGAAACAGGGGCGGGGCAGTGGGGAACTGCACTCTCCATGGCGTGCTCTTATCTGGACTTGGACTGCCGGGTATATATGGTGAAATGCTCCTATGAGCAGAAGCCGTTCAGGAGAGAAGTCATGAGGACCTATGGGGCCAGTGTGACGCCCTCCCCTTCAGAGACCACAGAAGTGGGAAAGAAAATTTTAGCTGAGCATCCAGGCACCACAGGGAGCCTTGGGTGCGCCATTTCTGAGGCAGTGGAAGTGGCAACGCACACGGAAGGGTACAGATATGTCCTTGGAAGCGTTCTGAACCAGGTTTTGCTCCATCAGTCCATAATCGGTGTGGAAGCAAAGGCGGCAATGGACAAATACGGTGTCAAACCTGATATTATTATCGGGTGCGCCGGAGGCGGGTCTAACCTGGGGGGATTAATCTCCCCGTTTATGGGAGAGAAGCTCAGAGGAGAGGCGGATTATCATTTTATCGCAGTTGAGCCGGCATCCTGCCCAAGCCTGACCAGAGGCGTATTTGCCTATGACTATTGTGATACAGGGATGGTGTGCCCGCTGGCTAAAATGTATACGCTTGGCAGTGGGTTTATCCCCTCAGCAAACCATGCAGGCGGACTTAGATATCACGGGATGAGCTCTACTCTGTCACAACTTTACCACGATGGATATATGGAGGCCCGCTCTGTGGAGCAGACATCTGTATTTAAAGCAGCCGAACAGTTTGCACGGGTGGAAGGCATCCTTCCGGCACCGGAGAGCAGCCATGCAATTAAAGTTGCTATGGACGAGGCTGTGAAATGTAGGGAAACCGGTGAGGAGAAAACAATACTTTTTGGACTGACGGGCACTGGTTATTTTGATATGTTGGCGTATGAGAAGTTCCATAATAATGAAATGACAGACTATATCCCTACAGATGAAGACTTAAAAGCTGGCTTTGCAGGTATTCCTGATGTTCAGATACGTCCATAAGCATAACAGCCAGGCTATATGATATTTGGGAAATGAAATCTTCTCTTCCCCTCCAGGGGTATTGTGTCCCTGGAGGGGAATATTTGAAATTTTTCAAATTTTCAAAAATATTTTTTGAAACATGAAAAAATTAATTGACATTCTAAGTGATTAGTAGTAGAATAACATTCGTAGCGCGTAGGAAATAATTAAATACGCAATTTGCGGAAGTGTCGGAACTGGCAGACGAGCAAGACTAAGGATCTTGTGAGCAATGCGCTCGTGTGGGTTCAAGTCCCATCTTCCGCAGTCAAAACCCTGTATTTACAGGGTTTTTTTATTCCCGCCAGTAACGAGCCAAGGGGACATGTTTACATGTCCATTTGGCGGCTGCTGCCAGGTTCTTATACCCCGATGTTTGCATCGCTGCTAGTTTGATACACCGTGTGCTTGCACCGGGGCCTTTGACTGTAAAAAGAAAAGGGAATCAAAATACTAAAAGAAAGGGAAATGCGGATGGTATTCTTTCGGCAGGATGAAGTGAAAATTGCCAGGGCGGCATGTCTTTCGATAGCGGGCGTGAAAAAGCAGAAACCACATGAGGGTGACAGAAAATCTATTCCAATGATTTTCCGTCACCCTTTTTATATCCTATATGGAATGTACCCCAGATTTTCTGCAAAATAAAAAATCCCTCTAGTTTAAGAGAATGTATGGTTATGGAATCTGGCCATACTGTAATACATTTCCAATAATAGAGAGTATGTCTGAAATCCTCCTGGGTTAAGTTTTATTTTGTGCAGTCTTATTTTTGGCATCTGCATCATCACGTGGATTTTCGGTTTCATACCGCATAATATCCTGCACCTGGCAGTCAAGTATCTGGCACAGCATATCAACGGTGTGGGTGCTGACATAGCTGTTGGCCCTGAGCCGGCTGAGCTGTCCGGCACTGATCTTTTTTTCTTTGATCAGTTTATATTGAGTGATGCTCTTAGATTTCATGGTTTCCCATAGTGGGTCATAAGTTATCATTTTTTTCTTCACCTCCTCTTGCATATTAGCCAGAAGTGGGGTATAATAATATTAGCCATAAATGGCTAATATCGGTTCAGGAGTAAGAAAGGGAGAAGTACTTTACATGAAAAAAGTGAATAAAAATAGAAAAATTTTATGGGCAGCTGTGGCAGTTGGTGTTTGTGCAGCTGTTATTGTATGTATTTTTTTGGGAATTATTTATTGAAGGAAAAAGCACGCCAGGCAGAAGAGGCGAAAAAAAGTATGACATATGAGGATATAGCTTCAGAAGTCATAAAGGAGCAGGAGCCGGATACAGAACAGGCTGACTATCAAAGTCCGGTTGATTTTACGCAGCTTAAGGAACTGAACCAAGATGCCTACGCATGGATTAAAATACCAGGCACGAATATAGATTATCCGATTCTCCAGAAGGAGGATGGCGACCAGTCTTATTATCTGAATACAACGTTAACAGGAGTGGAGGGGTATCCCGGATCCATTTATACAGAGAACTGCAATACAAAGGATTTCCAGGATTTAAATACCATTATTTATGGCCATGACCTGATTGACGGCACTATGTTTTCTGAACTGCATAAATATGCGGATCAAAATTTCATGGATACAAATCCCTATGTGTATATTTATACCCCTGACAAGATGCTGAAATATCAAATTTTTGCGGCAGTTGTGTTTGATGACAGGCATCTGATGCTGAGCTTTGATTTCGACAATCCTTCTTCTTATCAGCTCTTTCTGGATGAGATATATGATTTGAGGGATATGCAGTCGGTGGTCAATACGGACATTCCGGTCAGCACAGAAAGCAGAATAATTACGATGTCTACCTGTATTGCAGAAAAACCAGATAACCGTTGGCTAGTGGGGGCGGTGCTTGTAGATGAGGAAGATTGATAAAAAACAGAAGGGCAAGGGCAGGAAAGCTGGCAAAGAGAGACAGGATATACATATTCTGGAATATGAAGCGGCAGATTTGGAGGCGGAAATACCAGGAGTAAAGTCTGTACCTGGCAATAGGAAAATAAAAACATGGCAGAAAATTCTTCTTGTGACAGGGGGGATATTTTTCCTGCTTATCTGTAGTTTGGGAATGGCCATAGTAACACTGCATAAAAGCGGCAGGGAACAAATACAGGAAGATATAAAGGCTGAAAAGACAACAGCAGAGGGGAAGAAGGAAGATCTGATTTACCACGATGGAAAAGCATACAGATATAGGCAGGATATGGTCAATATTCTCTGTATGGGGGTTGACAAAGAGGTGACAATGGCGGAAGAAAAGGCAGCCAACAGTATGGGCCAGTCAGATGCTATTTTTATTGTCAGCCTGGATCAAAAAAATAAAAAAATGCGGCTGTTGGCCATACCTAGGGATACCATGACGGAGATAGATATATATGATACTGCTGATAAGTATGTGAAAACAGAGGTGGGGCAGATTACCCTGCAGTATACATATGGAGATGGGCAGGAAAAAAGCTGTGAGTTAGTGAAAGATGCTGTGTCCAAGCTTTGCTATGGACTTCCCATCCAGCGGTTTTGTTCCATAAATTTTCAGGCAATTCCAGTAATGAATGACAGAATTGGCGGTGTCCCGGTAATTATGGATGAGAGTATTATCGACTGGTTCCCGGATTACCAAGTGGGCGACACTGTCGTCCTGCATGGAGAGCAGGCTCTTCAGTACCTAAGGCAGAGAGACGAAGGGGTTTTTGCCAGCAGCATGGACAGGATGGCCCGGCAAAAGTCTTATATGGTATCTTTTGCGGCAGCGGCTAAAGAAAAATTAAGCACAGATATTACATTACCAGTAGGGCTGTTCAACGACTTACAGGGAAATATGTGTACTGATATAGAGGCAGGGGAAATTACTTATCTCGCCACAGAGGTTATGGGAATGTCGTTTCTGGAAGAGGATTTGTTTGTAGTTCCAGGAGAGACGAGAATGGGAGAGAGATATGAAGAGTACCACGTCAATGAGGAAGAGTTCAAGAAAATGATTATTTCTATGTTTTATGACGAGGTTTCCGAAAATACAGAAGAAAGTTATTAAAGCTTTTTGCTTTAATATATAAAACCACACATGTATAAAATTAAGGAGAGTGAAAGAATCATGAAGAAGAAATTTTTGGCTGTTGTGATGGCAGCTACATTGTGCCTGGCAATGGGAGTTACTACATTTGCCGCTGAGAGCACAGAGGGAACTAAGCCGGATGCAAAGCCGCCGGTAGAGACAGTCGTGACAGAGGAGCAGGTATCTGCTTTAGTTAATGGCAAAGAAGTAGCTGTGGATGTGAAGCCTGTAGATGAAAAAGTCCAGGAAGCAGTAGAAAAAGAAGGCTTTGTTGAAAGTGTTATCGAAGAAAACCTTACAACAAATCCAGAAGTTGCAAAAAAATTGCAGGATGCTGATGAAGTAGTAGTACTTGGATCAGTAGATATCCATGTAGAGCTTAATGAAGGCGAGACGGCTCAGATTGTAATCGACAGCATGGAAGGCATCCAGGCAGGTGACTCTGTTTATGCACTTCATCAGAAAGACGATGGATCATGGGAGATCATTGATGTTGTTGTAAATGAGGATGGAAGCCTCACCTTGACAATGACAGGCTTCTCACCTGTAGTGTTTGTTAAGACTGCATCTGTAGATGTACCTGATGTACCAAAGGATCCTGCAACTCCAGAAGATCCAGATAAGACACCAGCTAATGACAATGTAAAAGATGACCAGAAAGCTGACGATAAAAAAGCAGATAATACGAAATCTGATGATAAAAAAGCAGGCAGCACAACAACAGCTGTTAAACAGTCAGTAAGCACCACTGGAAAGTCACCAAAAACAGGTGATAGATAATCCGTCATCAAATCATATGCCCAAAGGCATCTCATAACTTTGCCTTTAGGATAGTCCACATTTTTGTGGATACATGTATATAAAATGTGTGGTTGGAAAGGCTCTCAGTTTGGACTGGGAGCCTTTCTGCCCTTAATTTATGAATGTTTTATATGCATGACATATAAAAAGATATACATGAAAAAGTCATAATTTGCAGAAAAAATGTAATAAAATACAGGGAATTCATAGTAAATTGCATTGACAAAAAATGTGGACAGGAGTATGATTAATGAGAAATTAAATGTAAAGATTTCCGGGGAGAATTTTGTGCCTCTCCTTGGATACTTTAAGATATATTTTTTATAGAATTAGCAGAAGCAGATATTTGTTTGAATATCTTCTGATTATAGATATATTTGGTGATATGAGACTATGAAAAAGCTGGAAAAATTTAATGATATGGACATAGTGACGTTGGATGAGCTGGAGGACGTCCCTGAGCCGCGCAAGATGAAGAAGTGGAAAAAAGTGTTGCTGATTGCATTGGCAGTAGTTTTTGCAATTATAGCGCTTGTTATTGCCACTTTTTTCTTTATGCAGTCAAAAGGGGAGAAGAATCTGAAGACTAAGGTGAGCAATGCATCCACCGAAGCAGGGCGCAAAGAAGGCCATTATATCATACATAACGGAAAAGAATACAAATATAGAGAAGACATCGTCAATATACTCTGCCTTGGAATTGACAAGGATATCCCTATGGAGGAAAAAAGGGAAACAGGGAGTCTGGGACTGGCAGATGCCATTCTTTTGGTGAGCATAGACACAGACAGGAATACCCTGCAGATAATCTCCATCCCCCGGGATGTGATACTTCCAGTTACGATCACAGACGATCAGGGGAATGAAGCCGGGACTGAGGAGAAGCAGCTGACCTATCAGTATGCTTATGGAAGGACAACAGAACAAAGCGGCAAACTGATGGTAGATACTGTCTCAGAACTTTTATACAGGGTTCCCATCCAGAGGTATTGTGCGGTTAATTTTCAAGCAATACCATTGCTCAATGACGCCATCGGCGGTGTAGATTTAACAGTTCTTGAGAGTCTGGAATGGTACGCGGGAGAATTTATACAGGGCACAGAAATCCATCTGGAGGGACAGATGGCCCTGGATTATGTCCGGCAGAGGAATGAAAGCGTGGAGGGCAGCAACTTAGGCAGGATGGAAAGGCAGAAACAGTATATAACTGCCTTTCTTCAAAAGGCAAAGACGGTAGTTTCACAGGATCTGACTCTGCCTGTCACTATGTACCAGCAGCTGCAGGCCAATATGAGCACAGATGTGAAGGCGGAGGATATAACATATCTTGTGCCTGAGCTTCTGGAAATCCCCCTGGAGGAGACGAATATGCTGCAGATACCCGGGGAGTCCAGGATGGGCGAAGTTTATGAGGAATACCATGTCAATAAAGAAGAACTTAAAAATCTGGTTATCAATACCTTTTATGAGGAGGTGAAGGACTCCGGGGAAAAGGCTACAGAGCCGGAGGATACAACAACACAGAATGAGACATCAGATAAAGGAGAGAAGGAATGAAAAAGAAACAGAAAAGTATGATTGCAGTATGTATTGTGGCAGTAGTAGTGATTATTGCCGGAATTCTAGGAGGGATATTTATTTACAAAAAGGCCTCTGAACCTAAGGAGGCAGAACCACTCAAGATTGAGGAAGAGTACAAGGAGATACAGGAGCAAGTGGTTGACAAGGGGGACGACCCTTATGAGAGTAAAGTCAACTTTGAAGAACTTCAGGCCATGAATCCAGATATATATGCATGGATTACTATTCCGGGGACAAATGTAGATTATCCGATTCTTCAAAGTGCAGTGGAGGCGGACGACTATTACCTGAATACGACGATGGATAAAAAGGTGGGGCTTCCGGGCGCCATTTATACAGAGAAGTATAACAATACAAGCTTTTGGGATCCAGTTACTGTGATTTATGGACATACATTGGCCGAAGGCACGATGTTTACAGAACTGCATAATTATACGGATAAGGCATTTTTTGATGCAAATCCATATATTTATATATACCTGCCGGATAAAGCGCTCAAATACCAGATATTTTCGGCAGTAGCATTTGACGACAGATATATTTTGGGCAACTATAATTTTGCAGATCCGTCAGACTTTGATAAATATATTAATGAGCTCAATGCAAGTATGACGGGCAACATCAATACAGATTTAAAAGTAGAAAGCGGCAGTAATGTAATAACTCTTTCCACCTGTATTGATGAATTCCCAGATCAGCGGTGGCTTGTCAATGCAGTGCTGCTTCCGGATGAGGAATAAGGGATATTAAGGTGCTTCGCAGCATTTTAATATAATCTGGCCAGGCTTGTCTGGCTGGAAACATCACACAAAATAATAAGAACCAGGAGGAAATAAGGAAATGAGAAAATTAGCTAAATTTGCTGCTCTTGCATCTGCAGTTGTTATGAGCATGAGCATGACTCTTACAGCATTTGCTGTTGAGAGCCCACAGGATCCTACTTATCCAACAATGCCAGAGAACGTAGGCCTTGCACAGGATAAAGACGGAAACTATTTAACATACTCTATCGACGAGACAGCACAGGAAGTAAAAGATTTCCTGGCTAACGAAGAGAATGTAAAAGATGTTTTAAGCCAGGCTGGATATCAGGTAGACGCTAACCATGAAGTTGTAGTACTTGCTACAGGCGACCTGAATATCGGCAAAATGCCTGAAGGCGGAATCGACACAAGTTTTGAGATCGCAGATTCATACGGCCTGCAGGCTGGAGATACTGTATACATCCTTCACCAGAAACATGACGGAACATGGGAAGTATTTGAAGCAGTTGTTAAAGATGATGGAAATGGTGCATATGTAGATGCTCACTTTGATTCTTTCTCTCCAGTAGCTATCGTTAAAGTATTATCTAACGGCGAAGTTGTAATTCTTGACAAGCAGGAAAATACAGCTGGTAAAGTTGACCTTAACAAGGGCAAAGTTACAGAGGCGTCATCTACAGTAAAAGTATCTCCTAAGACAGGAAGATAATATTAAATATTAAAAAGAAAACATAAGTTATTTTGTGTGATAATCTGCAACCCTATCAATCTGTTTACAGCTTGATAGGGTTTTGTATACCTGGTTAATATGCTGTATTATCAACGCATTATAACAGTATTGTTACAAAATCAGGCATAAGGAGCGGCCAAGGCAATGAAAATAGACGATGTGAGAAAACCGGCAGATTTAGTAAAGCGCGCGCTATGTACTTTGACAGTCTGCTTTATAGTAATTTACCCTTTTCTGGCTTACTGCCATATAGAACAGCCGACAGGCCTCTCTTTAATATATTTTGCAAAAAAATCCAGGTTTATTGCAGATTATTTTTACTATATTAAAGAATGGGGATTGGTTGTATTTTCTATTGCACTCTTGGCAGGGATTTTAACATATCTGTTTTTACCTGGTGTAAAAGAGCAGATTTTAAGCGGGAGGGCAAAAGTGCGCCTGTTGTTTAGCATCCTTGCTGGATATGCAGGACTATGCCTGCTCTCTTGTATCTTTTCAGAGCACCGGGAAATTGCGTTGTGGGGATTATGTAAGGAGTATGAGGGGATTTTGGCAATGGGAGGATATCTCCTCTTATTTTTGGGCGGCTACATGCTTTTTTCGGAGAAACAAGGAAGGGGATACCTGAAAGCTGGCATTTTTATTCTGGGTATTCTGACTGGCATATGCTCTGTGGCAGAGTGGATATGGGGATCCCCCTTTGAGAACGAGGAGTTTGTGAGGCTTTTGACGCCAGACAGATATGGGCATGTGGCCAGGGCGTTTGTGGACTCTTTCCAGAACAAGGCTGTACTGGCTTTTGGAAACCCTGGTTATTTGGGTGGGTTTTGCGCCCTGCTTTTGCCGGCAGCACTTGGGATTTTCTGGGAAGCAAGAGGGAAGAGCGGGAAAGTTCTGGGGTTTTTGTCCTCCGCTGGATTCCTGGCCGGCCTGGTGCTGTCGGGGGCAACAGGACCTTTATATGGAGCCATTTTTTCGATTATAATTTTGTGCCTGCTTTCCAAATCTCTGGGGTTTCTGTTTTCTGTAGGATTTTTGTGCATCTCTGTTTTTTTGGCTGTTTTTGGCGCGGGAGCAGCGGGCGGGATTACAGGCATAAGCAAAATGCTGAAGGGTACGGCTGTTAATGAGAGTTATACTGCAGGGGATTCTCTATATTATGTGGACAAAATCCAGTTGGATGAAGGAATTCTGAAAGTGGACTCAAAAGATTCAGGTTTTTCTTTAGAATACCATCCTGACAGGGAGGAAAGCCCAGATATAGCCTCCTGGTTTACGGCCCGCGATGAGAATGGGAAAGAGCTTACAATTGCTGCAGAGGGCAGTATGCTGGCATTGGACGGGGAAGAGTATCAATATGTAAAACTGGGAGTGATGGATCAGCTTTTGGAGGTAGATCTAGGCTATGAGGATCCGGTGGTGTTTTACCTGGATCAAAACGGATTGTTTTACAATTCATTTAATGGACAGCCTCTTGCCCAAATCCCCCAGCCTGCCATAGAAGGAATGGACAAATTTTACTCTCTTTTTACAGGGCGGGGATATGCATGGGTCAGTATATTGCCTGTATTAAAAGAATGTATTGTACTTGGCAAGGGAGTTGGCACGTTTCCATTTT of the Luxibacter massiliensis genome contains:
- a CDS encoding nitroreductase family protein: MNVIDCLKGRRSIRKYKPDPIDHSVIESVISAASYSPSWKNTQITRYIAIEDSAVLEKITGKYTREHNANIIRQAPMLMAVTFMKGLSGFERDGSYTTKKGDRWQMFDVGAACQSFCLAAAEYGLGTVILGIFDEEEITSLLNLPKEQELAALIAIGCPDEAPSAPKRKSVEELLEYR
- the infC gene encoding translation initiation factor IF-3, yielding MINEQIRDKEVRLVSEDGEQLGIMSSRDALRMAMDAELDLVKIAPMAKPPVCKIIDYGKFKYEQTRKEKEAKKKQKTVEVKEVRLSPNIDTNDLNTKVNNAKKFITKGNKVKVTLRFRGREMAHVQQSKHILDDFAALLADISVIEKPAKMEGRSMSMVLTEKR
- the rpmI gene encoding 50S ribosomal protein L35 — its product is MPKIKTNRAAAKRFKATGTGKLKRNKAYKSHILTKKSAKRKRNLRHATITDATNVKNMKKILPYL
- the rplT gene encoding 50S ribosomal protein L20, which translates into the protein MARIKGGMNARRKHNKILKLAKGYRGARSKQYRVAKQSVMRALASAYAGRKQRKRQMRQLWIARINAAARMNGLSYSKFMHGLKLADIEVNRKMLAELAVSDKEGFTALAEIAKEKIA
- a CDS encoding TrpB-like pyridoxal phosphate-dependent enzyme; translated protein: MSKKEIPYKIYLEESEMPKEWYNVRADMKNKPAPLLNPGTLEPMTEEELGMVFCQELVKQELDNDSRYIEIPKKIRDFYKMYRPAPLVRAYCLEEKLQTPAKIYYKFEGNNTSGSHKLNSAIAQAYYAKDQGLKGVTTETGAGQWGTALSMACSYLDLDCRVYMVKCSYEQKPFRREVMRTYGASVTPSPSETTEVGKKILAEHPGTTGSLGCAISEAVEVATHTEGYRYVLGSVLNQVLLHQSIIGVEAKAAMDKYGVKPDIIIGCAGGGSNLGGLISPFMGEKLRGEADYHFIAVEPASCPSLTRGVFAYDYCDTGMVCPLAKMYTLGSGFIPSANHAGGLRYHGMSSTLSQLYHDGYMEARSVEQTSVFKAAEQFARVEGILPAPESSHAIKVAMDEAVKCRETGEEKTILFGLTGTGYFDMLAYEKFHNNEMTDYIPTDEDLKAGFAGIPDVQIRP
- a CDS encoding helix-turn-helix domain-containing protein, which translates into the protein MITYDPLWETMKSKSITQYKLIKEKKISAGQLSRLRANSYVSTHTVDMLCQILDCQVQDIMRYETENPRDDADAKNKTAQNKT
- the srtB gene encoding class B sortase, giving the protein MKEKARQAEEAKKSMTYEDIASEVIKEQEPDTEQADYQSPVDFTQLKELNQDAYAWIKIPGTNIDYPILQKEDGDQSYYLNTTLTGVEGYPGSIYTENCNTKDFQDLNTIIYGHDLIDGTMFSELHKYADQNFMDTNPYVYIYTPDKMLKYQIFAAVVFDDRHLMLSFDFDNPSSYQLFLDEIYDLRDMQSVVNTDIPVSTESRIITMSTCIAEKPDNRWLVGAVLVDEED
- a CDS encoding LCP family protein, which gives rise to MRKIDKKQKGKGRKAGKERQDIHILEYEAADLEAEIPGVKSVPGNRKIKTWQKILLVTGGIFFLLICSLGMAIVTLHKSGREQIQEDIKAEKTTAEGKKEDLIYHDGKAYRYRQDMVNILCMGVDKEVTMAEEKAANSMGQSDAIFIVSLDQKNKKMRLLAIPRDTMTEIDIYDTADKYVKTEVGQITLQYTYGDGQEKSCELVKDAVSKLCYGLPIQRFCSINFQAIPVMNDRIGGVPVIMDESIIDWFPDYQVGDTVVLHGEQALQYLRQRDEGVFASSMDRMARQKSYMVSFAAAAKEKLSTDITLPVGLFNDLQGNMCTDIEAGEITYLATEVMGMSFLEEDLFVVPGETRMGERYEEYHVNEEEFKKMIISMFYDEVSENTEESY
- a CDS encoding LCP family protein; this encodes MKKLEKFNDMDIVTLDELEDVPEPRKMKKWKKVLLIALAVVFAIIALVIATFFFMQSKGEKNLKTKVSNASTEAGRKEGHYIIHNGKEYKYREDIVNILCLGIDKDIPMEEKRETGSLGLADAILLVSIDTDRNTLQIISIPRDVILPVTITDDQGNEAGTEEKQLTYQYAYGRTTEQSGKLMVDTVSELLYRVPIQRYCAVNFQAIPLLNDAIGGVDLTVLESLEWYAGEFIQGTEIHLEGQMALDYVRQRNESVEGSNLGRMERQKQYITAFLQKAKTVVSQDLTLPVTMYQQLQANMSTDVKAEDITYLVPELLEIPLEETNMLQIPGESRMGEVYEEYHVNKEELKNLVINTFYEEVKDSGEKATEPEDTTTQNETSDKGEKE
- the srtB gene encoding class B sortase, with translation MKKKQKSMIAVCIVAVVVIIAGILGGIFIYKKASEPKEAEPLKIEEEYKEIQEQVVDKGDDPYESKVNFEELQAMNPDIYAWITIPGTNVDYPILQSAVEADDYYLNTTMDKKVGLPGAIYTEKYNNTSFWDPVTVIYGHTLAEGTMFTELHNYTDKAFFDANPYIYIYLPDKALKYQIFSAVAFDDRYILGNYNFADPSDFDKYINELNASMTGNINTDLKVESGSNVITLSTCIDEFPDQRWLVNAVLLPDEE